A genomic region of Zea mays cultivar B73 chromosome 6, Zm-B73-REFERENCE-NAM-5.0, whole genome shotgun sequence contains the following coding sequences:
- the LOC103629674 gene encoding uncharacterized protein — protein sequence MVGMLLNAGRSNGRGGRRTSIQSPPQVLSSVPLLVYEYEDPAVVHPAGSTPTAAAKMLMYSLPERSIVYTHDSRPQAMEGNFFSTPQGWLVILGQVTSEASMWHPLTGETITLPPIHDDHYIPTNCKCLLTHNSAAHPDCAVVLLDVADPLMWFCRVNGGADRRWGQHTYDIGNYEFLDEFRTPSTPTKKVIGSVAALKGKLHFCFMESHQNKMCVVNLDFPSDHGHPPTAEFHEFDVSPEFGIKFPDGICSIHLVESMDELFAVCVFYVGFDPTNVSAARIFKMEDSCGEETVAWHRVDDIGDRAFLLTGTNMATWCSASTNNLKGSTLYFFLDFLLGDRDLYIYDVQEQSMETVQVHDQLDSKVVHTEPYWINVPPF from the coding sequence ATGGTGGGCATGCTATTGAACGCCGGCCGCAGCAATGGCCGCGGCGGCAGGAGGACTAGCATCCAGTCACCACCGCAGGTCCTCTCCTCTGTTCCCTTACTCGTCTACGAGTACGAGGATCCCGCCGTTGTTCATCCAGCAGGCTCTACTCCTACCGCTGCCGCAAAGATGCTCATGTACAGCCTGCCTGAGCGGAGCATCGTCTACACGCACGACAGCAGGCCTCAGGCCATGGAGGGCAACTTCTTCAGCACGCCTCAAGGCTGGCTGGTCATCCTTGGACAAGTGACGTCGGAGGCCTCCATGTGGCATCCGCTCACCGGAGAGACCATCACCCTCCCACCCATACACGACGACCACTACATCCCCACCAACTGCAAGTGCCTGCTCACCCACAACTCCGCCGCCCACCCGGACTGCGCCGTGGTGCTCCTCGACGTCGCCGATCCTCTCATGTGGTTCTGCCGTGTCAATGGCGGGGCTGACCGGAGGTGGGGACAGCACACCTACGACATTGGCAACTACGAGTTCCTCGATGAGTTCCGCACCCCCTCTACGCCCACCAAGAAAGTCATCGGAAGCGTCGCCGCGCTTAAAGGGAAGCTGCATTTTTGCTTCATGGAATCGCACCAAAACAAGATGTGCGTCGTTAACTTAGATTTCCCGTCCGATCATGGCCACCCTCCCACAGCAGAGTTCCACGAGTTTGATGTCTCCCCAGAGTTCGGCATCAAGTTTCCTGACGGCATCTGCTCCATCCACTTGGTAGAGTCCATGGACGAGCTTTTTGCCGTCTGCGTCTTCTATGTCGGTTTTGATCCCACCAACGTCAGTGCTGCTCGAATCTTCAAGATGGAGgactcctgcggcgaggaaacCGTGGCCTGGCACCGGGTGGATGATATCGGTGACAGGGCTTTTCTCTTGACCGGCACCAACATGGCAACTTGGTGCTCTGCAAGCACCAATAACCTCAAAGGCAGCACCCTCTATTTCTTCTTAGACTTCTTACTTGGCGACAGGGATCTATACATCTATGATGTCCAGGAGCAGTCCATGGAGACTGTCCAGGTTCACGACCAGCTAGATTCTAAGGTCGTGCACACAGAACCATACTGGATTAATGTACCTCCGTTTTAG